In Gracilimonas sp., a single window of DNA contains:
- a CDS encoding cupin domain-containing protein: protein MSKILKCKNYEWKGVERKEYKSDTSCYQGVHRYSLLGEGEDEHPLNFQTRYFEVEKGGYTSLEYHRHPHSVVIIRGAGSMILGDQVHELSLHDVVFISPETLHQFHADKGESLGFICIVDRYRDKPVLPDEAYLEEKISSDKVLKKLKR, encoded by the coding sequence GTGTCAAAAATACTAAAGTGTAAAAATTACGAGTGGAAGGGAGTAGAGCGAAAGGAGTATAAATCCGACACTTCTTGTTACCAAGGCGTACACCGCTATTCGCTATTGGGAGAAGGAGAGGATGAGCACCCGCTCAATTTTCAAACCCGGTATTTTGAGGTGGAAAAAGGCGGATATACTTCACTGGAATATCATCGGCATCCGCACTCGGTGGTTATCATTCGCGGGGCCGGATCCATGATTCTGGGAGATCAGGTGCATGAACTGAGTCTGCACGATGTGGTATTTATTTCCCCGGAAACCCTCCATCAGTTTCATGCTGATAAAGGTGAGTCATTGGGCTTTATATGTATTGTAGATCGGTATCGCGATAAACCCGTCTTACCTGATGAGGCATATCTGGAAGAGAAGATCAGTTCAGATAAAGTGCTGAAAAAATTAAAACGGTAA
- a CDS encoding AAA domain-containing protein has translation MIKKVLQEAIEAIEKEILAVRETPSTDVLFSGELEKISGEFIYTFETQNKGLRFAEEIKAKIDSKEYKVHPVEFKDKKVRLEFPKNVGNKIGEVFLEWENDFVLKKMEEHLFKLQDKADEIPQLKALLQPEEFFKEHAGIAEIKVDDLRNDAQKEAIQKSLQNNILYVWGPPGTGKTATLGYVVANLLRQKKRVLFVSNTNRAVDVGLLSVIDALEEVDPGFNLQNTTRYGEAALDESRLEDILFEHQVKTKLDSRKADAVTLSNLLSKYEKLQETVDGLMRNGEEVPEKLELECQLAGNKLDEHGGPESVEIEIDRLMNLNERYELKKKQLVATTLAKVCTSELFYNLSYDAVVVDEGSMAGIPYMLLMAAKSKKHLVVAGDPMQLPPIAITNHPKSRDFLEQDIFTFVSKSGTTEELFNWHDINPDFTCFFDVQYRMKDDLAGVISSVFYEGRLKSGEPRDGRITDGSIASVALIDTTKYNPVLEQESGERGFKPVNEVHHRLIEESVKRLTKNHASDDIGIIVPFRNSVYKVRNHLWEKGYRDIEVGTIHTFQGREKSVIIFDTVMSGEWQNGGMRHYSVRPFDEKKNGLSVPRLLNVAFSRSKELLVIIADMEHIEKVYGNKFLGRLLGSVKEISI, from the coding sequence TTGATTAAGAAAGTTTTACAAGAAGCTATTGAGGCTATTGAAAAAGAAATTCTTGCTGTGAGGGAAACCCCATCCACGGATGTGCTTTTCAGCGGTGAACTCGAAAAGATCTCAGGGGAATTTATATATACGTTTGAGACGCAGAATAAAGGCCTCAGGTTTGCCGAAGAAATAAAGGCAAAAATTGATAGCAAGGAATACAAAGTTCATCCGGTGGAATTTAAAGACAAAAAAGTGCGTCTGGAATTCCCCAAAAACGTAGGAAATAAAATTGGAGAGGTGTTTCTTGAGTGGGAGAATGATTTTGTGCTCAAAAAGATGGAAGAGCACCTGTTCAAACTTCAGGACAAAGCCGATGAGATTCCTCAGCTGAAAGCATTGCTGCAACCGGAAGAATTTTTCAAAGAACATGCCGGTATTGCTGAAATAAAAGTGGATGACCTTCGCAATGATGCCCAGAAAGAAGCCATCCAAAAATCTCTCCAAAACAACATTTTGTATGTCTGGGGACCGCCCGGAACGGGGAAGACAGCAACGCTGGGTTATGTTGTGGCCAACTTGTTGCGGCAAAAGAAACGGGTGCTTTTTGTTTCCAATACTAATCGCGCAGTGGATGTGGGGTTGTTGAGTGTTATTGATGCCTTAGAGGAAGTTGACCCGGGCTTCAATCTTCAAAACACCACCCGCTATGGTGAAGCCGCTTTAGATGAGTCCCGGCTGGAAGACATCCTTTTTGAACACCAGGTGAAGACAAAGCTGGACAGCCGCAAAGCCGATGCGGTGACGCTCTCAAACCTGCTCAGTAAGTATGAAAAACTTCAGGAAACGGTCGATGGCTTGATGCGCAACGGCGAAGAAGTACCGGAAAAACTGGAACTGGAATGTCAGCTTGCGGGAAACAAACTGGATGAGCACGGTGGGCCTGAATCCGTTGAAATTGAAATCGATCGCCTGATGAATTTGAATGAGCGCTATGAGCTCAAGAAAAAGCAGTTGGTGGCAACAACGCTTGCCAAGGTATGCACTTCAGAACTGTTTTATAACCTCAGTTACGATGCTGTGGTCGTTGATGAAGGGTCTATGGCCGGAATTCCCTATATGTTGTTGATGGCTGCTAAAAGCAAAAAACACCTGGTTGTAGCCGGTGATCCCATGCAGCTTCCGCCGATTGCCATAACCAATCACCCTAAATCAAGGGATTTTCTGGAGCAGGATATTTTCACCTTTGTATCTAAATCAGGGACTACGGAAGAACTATTTAACTGGCACGATATTAATCCCGATTTTACCTGTTTTTTCGATGTACAGTACCGGATGAAAGATGACTTGGCCGGGGTGATAAGTTCGGTATTTTACGAAGGAAGGTTGAAGTCAGGGGAACCTAGAGACGGAAGGATAACCGATGGAAGTATTGCTTCCGTGGCCTTGATAGACACCACAAAATATAACCCGGTTTTAGAACAAGAGTCAGGTGAGCGAGGGTTTAAACCGGTAAATGAAGTCCATCACCGGCTCATTGAGGAAAGTGTAAAACGGCTTACCAAAAATCATGCTTCGGATGATATTGGAATTATCGTCCCCTTTCGAAATAGCGTCTATAAGGTTCGAAATCATTTGTGGGAAAAAGGATACCGGGATATTGAAGTGGGAACCATTCACACTTTCCAGGGACGCGAGAAATCCGTGATTATATTTGATACCGTAATGAGCGGTGAATGGCAAAACGGTGGTATGCGCCACTATTCCGTCCGTCCTTTTGATGAAAAGAAAAATGGACTTTCGGTTCCCCGGTTACTGAATGTAGCTTTTTCCCGAAGCAAAGAATTATTGGTGATTATTGCCGATATGGAGCATATTGAAAAAGTATATGGCAATAAATTCTTGGGTAGATTGCTTGGCTCCGTAAAAGAAATTTCGATTTAA
- a CDS encoding GntR family transcriptional regulator, producing MKTSAKHIADRIRLMIATKQFQVGEMLPSTRELGQQLEASFHTVRKAYHILEDEGLILGEQGRGFTVKNQNTLLDKSARLEVGGEKVQALVEELIGYGLDESEIELLFQEQLGFMEWPDRIQTSASVGENYELGRMLSDAIKKQVGVKSQVIDINEYESAAKYDALFVPIHLMSHFRSLKESLLVLPIVYDYDPDILLSMVDRVAIDTIGLVTGSEESIPKIISELKRSIHFEGSFVAGTIYGKSLPLFVRESDLILYTPESARLVEQKVPEKNRLRLEYLLSEKSSEMIRAELWDQ from the coding sequence ATTAAAACCTCCGCAAAACATATCGCTGACCGAATTCGACTAATGATTGCTACTAAGCAGTTTCAGGTGGGTGAAATGTTGCCGTCAACGCGGGAGCTGGGCCAGCAGCTTGAAGCTAGTTTTCACACGGTTCGAAAAGCCTATCATATTTTGGAAGACGAAGGCCTGATCCTTGGAGAACAGGGGCGCGGTTTCACCGTAAAAAACCAGAATACACTGTTGGATAAATCAGCCAGGCTGGAAGTGGGCGGAGAGAAGGTTCAGGCATTGGTGGAGGAACTCATTGGTTACGGACTTGATGAATCCGAAATCGAGCTTTTATTCCAGGAACAGCTGGGCTTTATGGAATGGCCGGACCGTATTCAAACAAGTGCGAGTGTGGGAGAAAATTATGAGTTGGGGCGAATGCTTTCAGATGCCATAAAAAAACAGGTAGGTGTAAAAAGCCAGGTGATTGACATCAATGAATATGAAAGCGCAGCTAAATATGATGCCTTATTCGTACCGATCCACCTCATGAGCCATTTCAGGAGCTTAAAGGAAAGTTTACTGGTGTTACCTATTGTGTATGATTACGACCCGGATATCCTGCTTTCTATGGTCGATCGAGTGGCCATTGATACCATCGGATTGGTAACCGGAAGCGAAGAAAGTATTCCAAAAATTATCAGTGAATTGAAACGCTCTATTCATTTTGAAGGATCGTTTGTTGCGGGTACCATATATGGCAAGTCATTACCGCTTTTTGTTCGCGAATCAGACCTTATCTTGTACACTCCGGAAAGTGCGCGATTGGTAGAGCAGAAAGTCCCTGAAAAAAACCGGTTGCGATTAGAGTATCTTCTGTCTGAAAAAAGTTCAGAAATGATTCGCGCTGAATTATGGGATCAGTGA
- a CDS encoding pyridoxine 5'-phosphate synthase: MKLLVNIDHVATLRNARGEGYPDPVDAARICEEAGAAGIVFHLRKDRRHIRDEDVYRLKESVRGKLDFEMAASDEMLQICTEVNPHLCTLVPEGREELTTEGGLKMHTVFDDFKSRVFPALRKTNIEISLFLDPNPEDIELAHKLGADAIELHTGTFANAGPGKKQHELIRLRKGAKLINDLGMKVNAGHGLNLENLPDLLETVPHLNEVSIGHALISKSIYWGLEKTVKAYLEIIEDYTS; encoded by the coding sequence ATGAAATTACTTGTAAATATTGATCACGTTGCAACACTAAGGAATGCCAGGGGGGAGGGATATCCCGATCCTGTTGATGCAGCTCGAATTTGTGAAGAAGCAGGGGCGGCCGGTATTGTTTTTCACCTTCGCAAAGACCGTCGCCATATCCGGGATGAAGATGTATATAGGTTAAAAGAAAGCGTTCGGGGAAAGCTGGATTTTGAGATGGCCGCATCAGATGAGATGCTGCAAATTTGTACGGAAGTGAATCCACACCTGTGTACCCTGGTTCCGGAAGGAAGGGAAGAATTGACAACCGAGGGCGGTTTAAAAATGCACACGGTATTTGACGATTTTAAAAGCCGCGTATTCCCGGCGCTCAGGAAAACAAATATTGAGATCAGCTTGTTTTTGGATCCCAATCCCGAAGACATTGAACTGGCACATAAGCTGGGGGCTGATGCCATCGAGCTGCACACCGGAACGTTTGCCAATGCCGGGCCCGGTAAAAAACAACATGAACTGATCCGGCTGCGAAAGGGAGCTAAGTTAATTAATGACCTTGGAATGAAAGTTAATGCCGGTCACGGTTTGAATCTGGAGAACCTTCCCGATCTATTGGAAACCGTTCCGCACTTAAATGAAGTAAGTATCGGTCATGCACTTATTAGTAAATCCATTTACTGGGGCCTGGAAAAAACAGTAAAGGCATACCTGGAAATTATCGAGGATTACACAAGTTGA
- a CDS encoding NlpC/P60 family protein, whose protein sequence is MKSDGMTIKKASLIVFTAVILAACGTVKRGTIPWEEETTSTTPVNSPEDTPPKSSSVNEENTPPEIKERQEFLELAYQDWKGVPYRLGGAGYEGIDCSAFMQVVFEDYFFEIIPRTTLEQLEHGKAIKKRELKTGDMVFFKTGRKSYHVGVMINQDDFLHASTSFGVIISSLEEDYWQKTYLAARRVL, encoded by the coding sequence ATGAAATCAGACGGTATGACCATTAAAAAAGCGAGCCTTATAGTTTTTACGGCGGTAATTCTTGCAGCCTGCGGGACCGTTAAGCGCGGGACTATTCCCTGGGAAGAAGAAACCACCTCGACAACGCCTGTAAATTCACCGGAAGATACTCCGCCCAAAAGCAGTTCGGTAAATGAAGAAAATACTCCTCCTGAGATTAAGGAGCGGCAAGAATTCCTCGAGTTGGCTTACCAAGACTGGAAAGGAGTTCCCTATAGACTTGGCGGGGCCGGTTATGAAGGCATCGATTGCTCTGCTTTTATGCAGGTTGTTTTTGAGGATTATTTTTTCGAAATCATTCCCCGCACCACCTTAGAGCAACTGGAACACGGAAAAGCTATCAAAAAAAGAGAGCTGAAAACAGGGGATATGGTGTTTTTTAAGACAGGGCGAAAATCATATCATGTGGGCGTTATGATAAACCAAGATGACTTTTTGCATGCTTCTACAAGTTTCGGAGTTATCATATCAAGCCTTGAAGAAGATTATTGGCAGAAAACTTACCTGGCTGCGCGAAGAGTTCTTTAA
- a CDS encoding DASS family sodium-coupled anion symporter, whose amino-acid sequence MIKRNFTHLGKRLGLIGGVLVLIVLMLTPSPEGLSDEAWRTAAITILMGIWWLTEAIPISVTALLPIVLFPIFGITTISEATSPYANPLIFLFMGGFIIALAMEKWDLHKRIAINIVSFVGVKPSSIIIGFIIAAAFLSMWVSNTATAIMMLPIAMSILELVDRDESSEKINFEIVLVLCIAYACNIGGMGTLIGTPPNALLAGFVLENYGIEITFFDWMLVGVPIVLVSLPLMYLVLTKLIYPIKINVLPGGKELIQKQMNELGFMSSEEKKVASVFVAVATLWIFRPFISNYIPGISDAGIAIAASVILFIIPSDLKNNVFLLKWSDTKRLPWGVLILFGGGLSMASAISSTGLATWIGTGIGALNTWPILLIIFIVISLIIFLTEMTSNTASTAAFLPILASVAIGLGENPLLLAIPTVLGASCAFMLPVATPPNAIVYGSGKITIPEMAKAGFWLNILFIILLTLASLTIIGFVFGIEAGVLPEWAR is encoded by the coding sequence ATGATAAAAAGAAACTTTACCCATTTAGGTAAACGTTTAGGTTTGATCGGTGGAGTGTTAGTATTAATAGTACTCATGCTAACCCCGTCGCCTGAGGGCTTATCTGATGAGGCATGGAGAACAGCTGCAATAACAATATTAATGGGGATATGGTGGTTGACAGAGGCCATTCCCATATCTGTAACTGCACTGCTGCCAATAGTTTTATTTCCCATATTTGGTATTACTACTATTTCAGAGGCAACATCGCCTTATGCCAATCCACTTATTTTTTTATTTATGGGTGGATTTATAATAGCCCTGGCAATGGAAAAGTGGGATCTTCATAAACGAATTGCAATCAATATTGTCAGTTTTGTTGGAGTTAAACCCTCTTCTATTATCATAGGATTTATAATAGCGGCTGCATTTTTAAGTATGTGGGTTAGTAACACGGCTACCGCAATTATGATGTTGCCAATAGCTATGTCAATATTGGAGTTGGTAGACAGAGATGAAAGCTCAGAAAAGATAAACTTTGAGATTGTACTGGTATTATGTATTGCATATGCCTGTAATATTGGAGGGATGGGTACACTCATCGGTACGCCTCCCAATGCTTTATTAGCCGGTTTTGTTCTTGAGAATTATGGCATTGAGATCACATTTTTTGATTGGATGCTTGTTGGAGTTCCCATTGTTTTGGTGTCACTTCCACTAATGTATTTAGTTTTGACAAAGTTGATTTACCCGATAAAAATTAATGTCTTACCGGGTGGTAAAGAATTGATTCAAAAACAGATGAATGAATTAGGCTTCATGTCATCAGAGGAAAAAAAGGTTGCTTCTGTTTTTGTAGCAGTGGCTACACTTTGGATATTCAGGCCTTTCATTTCAAATTACATTCCGGGTATTTCAGATGCTGGTATAGCAATTGCAGCATCTGTGATTCTTTTTATCATCCCTTCTGATCTTAAGAATAATGTATTTCTTCTAAAATGGTCGGATACCAAGCGTTTGCCCTGGGGCGTATTAATTCTTTTTGGTGGTGGATTGAGTATGGCATCTGCTATCAGTTCTACAGGTTTGGCTACCTGGATTGGAACCGGAATAGGAGCACTAAATACCTGGCCAATACTGTTGATTATCTTTATTGTGATATCGCTAATCATCTTTTTAACAGAGATGACAAGTAATACAGCTTCTACAGCAGCTTTTTTACCAATATTAGCCTCAGTTGCCATTGGGTTGGGAGAGAATCCATTACTCCTTGCTATTCCCACTGTATTAGGTGCCAGTTGTGCTTTTATGCTTCCGGTGGCAACACCTCCTAATGCCATTGTTTATGGAAGCGGGAAGATTACTATTCCTGAAATGGCTAAAGCCGGTTTTTGGCTAAATATCCTATTTATAATATTATTGACACTCGCCTCTTTAACAATTATTGGGTTTGTATTTGGAATTGAAGCAGGGGTATTACCTGAGTGGGCGAGGTAG